The DNA segment GATGCAACTTGGGAAACATGTGTATGTTCAAAAGCCTTTAACCCATGATATTTTCGAAGCACGCAAGCTGACAGAAGCGGCAAAGCGTTATCAGGTAGTTACCCAAATGGGGAACCAGGGGGCTTCGGGCGATGGTGTGAGACAGCTGCAGGATTGGTGCGACGCCGGTCTGATCGGTAAGGTGGAAACGGTCTATTGCTGGACAGACCGTCCGGTATGGCCTCAGGGAATTTTGTGGCCTTCTACGGCTGCTGCGATTCCGCCAGAACTGGATTGGGACTTGTGGTTGGGTTGTGCTCCTTACAAGCCTTACATCGATAAAATGGTTCCTTTTAACTGGAGAGGCTGGTGGGATTATGGTACAGGTGCCATTGGCGATATGGGCTGTCACCTTGTCGAACCGCCTTTTAGAATATTGGGGCTGGACACACCAATAGATGTACAGTGCAGTGTTGGAAGTATTTATGTAGATGAATTTCAAAGAGGATATTTTCCTGATAGCTGTCCTCCCTCAAGTCATGTGATCATGACTTTTGAGAAGACGAAAAAAACAAAAGGTAACCTGGAACTGCATTGGATGGATGGGGGAATTAAACCTGAGCGTCCGGAAGAACTGGAGGCAAACGAAGCTTTTGGTGCAAATGGAGTACTGTTCGTTGGAACGAAAGGAAAAATGATGTGTGATGTGTATGGTGCTAATCCAAGATTATTGCCATTATCCCGCAATGCAGAAGACCGGACCAAAAAGAAAACTCCTCTGGTACCAGGGGGTGTTGATGGCCATTATACCCAATGGGCAGAAGCAGCGATTGCAGGTTATGGCAAAATAAACCTGAGTTCACCATTCGAAACTGCAGGTCCGCTTACAGAAACACTTTTAATTGCAAATTTAGCGATTAGAGGAACTGATGTAAGGAGAACTAAAGCCGATGGCAATGGTTTTGACTATCCAGGAAGAGACATTAAGTTGCTTTGGGACAAACAGAATCTCAGGGTAAGTAATTTTGACGAAGTAAATCAGTTTGTAAAACGCGAATACCGTCAGGGCTGGAGCCTTGGCGTATAAACGGATAAATGCTTAAGATATGACCACATGCGATGTGACGACCCTGTTGATCGCATCGGTCATATTACAAGCCCCCGTTTTAGCGATAATGTGCTTTCGATGACTTTTTACGGTTTCAATAGCTAAATTCATCCGGGAAGCAATCTCCTTTGTGGTATGCCCTAATCTTACGAGTTCCAATACCTGCTTTTCTCTGTCAGAGAGCTTAACTAAAGTTTCGGAGAATTTTTGTTCATAGCAAAGCTGATAAGTTCCCGATTTCAATAACCTATGGATGCTGAGATTAATAGTCTGGTCATATTGAAAACCCGTAATGTCGGTGCAGTTGACATACTCTATTGCTGGCTTTCCATCCTCGGTAAACTCCATAAATGTACTCTGCCTTAAAATGTGAATATAATCATTGGCGGTAGTCTTCAGTCTGAGATTGTAACTAAATCTAAGTTTATCCCGTTGTGCCGACGGCACGTTGTAGTAGTAGTTGAAAATGGCACTATGCACGGCTCTTAGCTTTTGAACATCTTGCGAATGAATAATACTGAGCGTAAAACCAAAGCCTTTCTCCATAAATATTTCTCTGTTATAGCCCAGGATATTCTTAACAGAAGCGCTTATGAAAACGTACTGCATCGTGCTCCAGTTAAAAATACAAGAGTAACCCGGGTTGATCTTTGCATCCAGGTATTTTGGAATGGAATCGGGCTGGAATAATCCAATAGCATTCATTTTTGATTTATCAGGGTAACCGGCCAATAGGTATAGTTCACCCGGGGTTAGGTTTTGATGAGAACTCATGCGTTAAATTATGGTGGAAGATAAATATAAATAAATATTTGCATTCGCTGATCATCAATTGATTAATAATCACTCTTTTGAGGGATTGTTGGGAGGTGTGATAATGAGGATATTCGATGTGCTAGTTGACCTTCAAAATCATTTGTTATGCATTATTATAGACTTGTGTTTTATTTTTTGCTCATAGGATTACTGTTGACTTCCAGTATGACGAGTAAAAATAGTTTTCTATTGAAGACCCCTCATGCCAAGGCCGGAATATATAGCCTGGAACTTACTGCTCAGGATGCGCTTCAGGATTCCATCCTCGGGGATTGGAAAAAGTCCTATTTCTACCAGCTTGAGCAATCTGCTGATCAGCAGATTCATGAGATCCGGCCAACTAAAATAAACGGACTAAAGGTTGCTTATCAGCAGACACTGGCTGATTTTGGTTTTATCTTCTTCTATGTGGGATTTTTGTCTCTGATGTTCTGGAGATATCTCGCCCGGAACCCAATGAATCCCGCGGCAGGGAAAAGTAGGCTCTGGCTTTATTTGACGGGAATGGTTCTCCTTGCGGGATTGATGGATATGATAGAGAATTTTCAATTGCTGAGGGTGATCAGACCGCATCTGCAGGAGCCCTATGTAGCAAATGTTTCTGCTCATGCCTGGATGGTATTTGTTCCTGCAGTAATCAAGTTTGCACTGCTGATCCTGGCCATCTGGCGGTTTGCATGGAAGGCTGATCTGTACAAAATGATAATGGCATGGTTAAAATCAGGTTCAGCTATGCTGAAATTTTTTATCGGTCTGACCTGGACTTACAGGATCGTTCTGATTGTGCTCTTTGTACTGTATGCGCTTTTGAGATTTAGTGATCAGGGACAGGATCTTTTAGTTACCATAAATACTTCCCGACAAGGAACCATCATATTTTATATCCTGATTAGCATTTTAGCAGCGCTCAATTGGTACCTGCCTAAAATTTATCATAAATCGACACCTGAGACATCGGAACGGCTCGATGCTGAAGCCGGGGATAAAGTTAAACTGGATTATGCAAGGCTACTTGGGACGATTACATTTCTGGTTCCGGCAACCGGGATACTATATACCATGGAGGCTTATCACATTCCATATCTGTTACAAAGTATCCCCGTCACGGTTCTTTTTCTGGCTTTTATTCTGTTTTATACTAACCTATTGCGTTTCAACGGACTTGATGAGGTCTATATGTCGGGTCAAACCTTCCTGGCCAAAAGATACTGGATTAGTATAATTCTGATCCTTTTCTATATCATTCTATTGGGATTTTTTGTAGGAAATAATCAAACCCCCAAGTATTTAGCGTACCTCTCGATTGGCTTTTATTTGCTTTCTTTTGGTTTTCTGCTGACCGTAACTTATAGAAGAAAAATGAATTTTCTTAAAGAGGTTAAGATCGGTCGGATTGTAATTGGAGTAAGCCTGATTGTTTTGGTTCTTTTTCTGGCCTTTAACTTTCAGTCGGTATTGTTCTTTTTCATTCGTCAGGATCGTTTTTTTTCACTTCCGGTCGTTATAGCCGCGCTCATCACGTATGTACTTATCTTTTCCTTTTTACTCATTATCGGGAAGAAGAAGGGAATTCAGCTCATTACATTTCTGCTGCTGCTAGGCTTTGTCATCTCTTTTTCCTGGATCACAGATTTTCATAAAATCTATACGGTCAGTGGTAAATCCAATCCGGATTCACTGAGTACCTACGTGGAGAAATGGATTGAAAGTCGTTCCGGAGAGATTACACAATTTAACCAGGATTTTAATCAGCCTTATCCGGTGTTCTTTGTTAACGCACATGGAGGAGGGATCCGCGCAACAGCCTGGACAACCATGGTGATCGGGAAACTTGATCAGAAACTTCTTGGCAGAAAGAAAAATGAGAACAGCTCATTCAACGATTTCCAACATTATGTCTTTTCCTATTCAGGGTCTTCAGGAGGCACAGTTGGTCTCTCCCTGCTTTGTGCAGCCCGAATGGACCGGACTCAACCAGATCTTGGAAAAGTGTTTTATCCTGAGCAATCCAGCAAGATCTACGAGCACGATTACCTTACCGGGAATATCGTAGGCATATTTGGCCGTGATGCCTTCATGAGCGCATTCGGTTTGCATGGCATTGCTGACCGGTCAAGAATACAGGAGATAGGATGGGAGTGCTTCCTGAAGAAGCGCTTTGGCATCAATTATAGCAGGACTCTTGGGGAGGGCTGGCTTGATCCTGCGATGAATGTTCCGCTTCTTTTTTCCAATACTTATGATGTGAATACGGGATTCAAAGGAATTGTCAGCCCCTTGAAACTCAGTGCTATGGATTTTCCAGGAGCCTTGTTTATCAGGGATTTAATTCCGGAAGGACAGGATTTGAGTTTAAGTACTGCGGCCCTTCTGAGTGCAAGGTTTCCCTATGTCAGTTCGACAGGTAAATTTGATGAAAGACATCAGTTTACCGATGGAGGGACAATAGAAAACTCAGGAGGAGAGACTTCTCTTCAGGCAATAAGGGTTTTTAACCGGGTCTTTAAAGAGATGAAAGCTAAAAGCGGGGAGAAATATGGGCACCTGGAGGTTAAGGTCAATATTCTTTCTCTGCCTAACGGTTTTGAGAGCATTGATTCCTGTGAACGGATTAAAAATATAAATCAGATTTTTGCCCCGGCTCTGGGTATTCTCAACAGCATAAACGGCAATACGATTAAGTCAGATTCGACCAACAGGTATATGGCTAAAACCAACAACTGGGGATATTATTCGATCAGGCCAAAGCTTGAAAAGTATTTAGATGTCTGGCCTGTGCTTCCATTGGGATGGCAGATCTCGGACTATGCGCTGAAACAAATGAAAACTACTTTGGCCCGTCAGGAGCTGATGACGGATTCCATCTTAAAGGATTTTCCGTGGTATAAGAGGAAATTAGCAAAATCAGGCAGGAACTGAAGATTATTGAAAGGACTGCCGGAATGCTAAAGGAGATACATTGGTTTTTCTTTTGAACAGTTTATTGAAAGACTGCGGATGTTCAAAGCCCAATTGATAGGCCACTTCTGCAACCGATAGATTGCTGGTGGATAAAATTTCTTTGGCCTTTTCAATGAGTTGATGGTGGATGTATTGCTGTGCATTTTGACCGATCAGGGAACGGAGCATATCGCTTAAATAACGGGAGGAAACATGGAGCTGACCGGCCAGGTATTGTACCGTCGGCAAGCCATTGAGCAATGCTGTTTTATGGTTGAAATAGTTGTTTAACAGGTTTTCTAATGCGCTCAATACATCATTATTGACCGCTTTCCGGGTAATGAACTGACGCTTATAAAAGCGGTTGCTATAATTTAGCAGCAACTCGATTTGTGTAACAATAACATCCTGGCTGTATTCGTCTATGGCAGACTGCAATTCATCTTCAATATTTTTGAAGACGGCAATGATGATCGTTTTTTCTTTGTCAGACAAGTGAAGCGCCTCGTTGGTATCATAGGAAAAGAAACCGAAGTTCTTAATCGTTTTTCCCAAAGGATAGTTTCTGATAAAGTCAGGATGAATGAGTAAGGTATGACCTAAATATTCAGTATCATCGGTGGTGGCCAGCAATTGATTGGGTGAGGTAAAGACCATCCCACCTTCATCAAAATCATAATAGCTTTGCCCATATCTTATTTTTCCGTTAAGCCCCTTTTTATAAGAGATCTTATAAAAATTAAGTAGAAAAGAGCCGGGCAATTGATCTTTATCTACGGCAATCGCAGTATTGTCAACCAGGCTTACCAGGGGGTGCAGAGGCTTTGGTAAGCCCAGCACCCGGTGTAATTCTGATATCGAATTGAACTGATATGGAATGTGTTCTTCTCTTTTCACCTGATAAAGATAAGCAGTTTAATTTCCTAAAAAGGTCTGTTCCATCTGTTTTCTGAAGGCCTCGTCGCCCAACTCGAGGCGTTGTGCATAGAGTGCTTTTGCATCTTCACCGGCAACATACCTGAGTTGATCTTTACCGTCTGTGGCGGCTTCGTAGACTACTTCCGCAATTTGTTCTGCTGAAGTAAAATGATTTTCGTCAAATCCTGCAAACAGTTGTGCCAGCCATTTTTCATAAACCGGATGGGTAGACATTTCAGCAGAGCGACTTAAAAAATCTGTTTTTATCCCACCGGGTGAAACGGTCTTGATGCCCACACCAATTTTCTTTAGCTCAAAGGCCATGCTTTCACTCCAGCCTTCCAATGCCCATTTTGTGGCATGGTAGACCGAACTGAAAGGGAAAGTGATCAAACCGCCGATAGAGGTGGTAGAGATGAACAGTCCCGCTTGTCTTGCTCTGAAATAAGGAATGAAGGCTTGTGTAACCCGGATCACTCCTAAAATATTGGTGTCCAGCTGACGAACCAGCTGCGCATCGCTGGTCGATTCCAAAGGGCCCATCAATCCATAACCTGCATTGTTAAAGACCACATCGATATCGCCTGAAGCAATGGCTTCCTTTGTGCTGGCTTCAATCTGAGCAAGGTTGGTGACATCCAATGGCAACAGGCTGATGTTGTCTATCAGGTTCAACTCTTTTTCGTCCTGAGGCTTGCGCATGGTAGCGATTACTTTCCAACCTTTGGCCGCAAATAATTTTGCCGCTGCTTTTCCCAAACCTGTTGAGGCTCCTGTGATGAATATTGTTTTCATTTTCTTTTCTGATTTGATTACAAAATTCCATCGTTTACCTTTCAGGAATGTATCCAAAATGGTAGTTGTTGTAGCCGCTTTTACAAAGGAATCGTTCCCAACCTGTCTGCCATCATTTCCGTAAACCATAAATTACCATCTTTGTCTTTCCTGATGCGGTGCATCATCACCGAACGGCTCGGAACAACATGGGTAGAAAAGGGGACGCCGGTACACAAAGATAAATTGATCGTTGATGATAGCCTTATTTCCGGAAGGCGGACATGGCTGGGCAATTGTACGATCTGTAGCCTTGGTTTTTCTGGTAGTCCTGTTTCTTTCTGTAGTTCTGGCTTTTCCTGCAATTCTGGTCCTTCCTGCCGTCTTAAACGTCCTAAATACTGGCTCTCCGACTGACTGCACCTGTCTTTAGCCACTACCGCAATGTAAAGGTCTACTTCCTTTCCTTTCAGCTCTTCGGGAAGCTGGAGCACATCTGTTCCTGAACTTCTGAAATTACCGGTACACTGATAAACTGCCTTCCGGTCCTCCATATCTATGGCCAAAAGCATCACCTGATCATAAGGCGAACCACCATCAATAGCGACCACTTTCCAGTTAAAACGGAGCAGATCTTCTCTTTCCTGTACCACAACCGGAGTCGTTAAACCAGGAAGTGTTCCGCCACTGATTTTAAATTCAGCAGGATCGATATAGTCGCCTTCTTCATTTGTTTTAAGCGCAAACCGCCGGTTATAGGAAAGCGCAGCACGGGTGCCCCCGCTAACCGTCCAATAGTCTTTAAAACCAACCTTCACCAGATCTTTAATGCAGTTTACTACCTCCTGTACCAGTTTAAACCGGCTCCTGTTTTTTAATTCGTTCGCGGTGGGCGGAGCCGTTCGATCTGGTAAACTCCTCATCCGGTCTATGCCATATAAGGTATAACCAACAACGGTACCAACTTTTCCGCTGAAACCACCTAACAATCCTTTTGTAATCTTTGCCATCTCTTCTTTTTATCTAAGTTGCAATTCATTGGATCTTTACCCGATCTATACTGCTTGCTTACCCGCCTTTTACACGCTTCCAAGCGGGGCTGCACCGAGTATAGACCGAATATAAAGCCTGGTCAGAGCGGGTATAACCGGGAACAGTTCCAATACTGCAAGTTACATAACATTTCCCTGCCCAATCCCGGATAGGATTCGCTATTATATGCCGAATACCCACCAGGATTTGAAGAAATTCCTGATCACGATCAGTTTTTTAATCCACCTGTATCATTAATCAGCATTTGTTGATTACTTACTTTTATCCCTATAATCTCCGAGCTATCTAAAGGATGAAAAAGATCATAAGCATCGTGTTAATATTGTCTTTAGGCTTTCAATGTATGGCCACGTTGGGGCTGATTACGATGTATCAATTGAATAAAGCATACATCAGCAAGGAACTGTGTGAAAACAAAAACCGGCCAGCAATGCATTGTGAAGGTAAATGCGTTTTGAAAAAAAGCCTCGCCCATGCGGAAAACACAGAAAAGAGTGGCAATGTCGTCGAAAAGCAGTTGGACATCCCATTGTTTCTTACCGTTGTTGCCGAAGATGTTGTTGTCGAAACCATCCCGCTCTGTAAAGGGAATACCCTTTTTCTCTTAAATTATACACACACAATTTCTGATCATATCTTTCATCCTCCTTTGGTGTGATTTCTCAGTAGCGCTAATTTATTATCCTCCTGAAAAGGATTCATCATGTCTCACAAGGGCAAAGGGATGCCTATTGCCTTTATTTTATCTCAAATCCGTATGAAAAAGCTATATACTATTGCCTTTTTGCTGACTGTCTTTGCAGCCTGTAAAAAAGATTCGAATACCACAATTTCTACTGACCCTAAAGAAGGGTTAATAAAAGTCTCAGAAGGTTATGCCTTAGGTGCGGCCACGAGAGTAGAGCTCTGGTCGCAGACGAGCATAACCACAGGATATCATAAATTGTTCCTGGCACTTTATGATTCCCTTTCCAATCGATCGATCACAAATGCAGCAATAGCGGTCCTGCCTGTAATGGACATGGATATGAATGGCATGCAAATGTCTCATGCCGCACCTTGTTATCAACCCGAAAGCAACGTCGCTGAAAATACATTGTTTCCCTGCGCTGCAGTTTTTACCATGCCTGGTACTGTTGGTCAAAGTAAATGGTCCTTTAAGGTTACGGTTAAAAAAGAAGGACAAGATCGTTCTGCAATAGCCTTGTTGCCAATCGATGTGAAAGCCTCCCTGCCGGCGAGGGTAAAAATGATCAGCACTGCCGATGGGACTAAACTGGTTGTTTCCTGCTTTTTTCCTGTCCCTCCGAAAATTGGAATCAATGAGGTGGAACTGAGCATTCATCGCCAGCAGGATAAGATGACCTTTCTTCCTGTAGATGATTATTTAGTGGCTATGACACCGGAAATGCCGGCTATGGGGCATGGTTCTCCCAATAACATCAATCCAGTGGTTACTAAAAACGGACGTTATAAAGGAAAGGTAAATTTTACCATGACAGGCGAATGGAGGATCAACTTCGGCCTGACTAAAGCAGGACAAAACCTAAATACATTTTTTGACCTTACATTTTAAGCAGATGGACACTTATTTTAAATCTGTTCCGCTTGTCTTTCTACTCCTTTCAGGATCACTGGCGATCGCTCAGACCAAACAGGATAGCGTAATCAGGGAACTGGCGTTAAAAGAAGTTCAGATCCATACGAGCCGGAAAAGTAAACATCCTCGAACAGCCTTTTATCAATCGTCTATGCTTTCTGGCATAGACGATATCCTGGCTAAGGTAGAGGGCTTGAGTTTAATTAAACGTGGACCGATAGGTATGGAACCTGTACTCAGAGGCTTTTCAGGCGGACAAGTGAATGTGGTCATCGACGGGATGAAGATCTTTGGTGCCTGTACTGATAAAATGGACCCCGCTACCATTTATACGGAACCTGTTAACCTGAAAAGTATAGAAGTCAGGAACGGCGGGGAGGGAATGAGCATGGGGGCTACGGTAGGTGGCACGCTAAATCTGAAACTCGCTGACGCCGTCATTGACTCCAACGTCAGGCTTAGCGGAAGTATGGCTTCCGGATATTATGCTGCTGCTGCTGCGGTACAGAATGTACTAGCCATGAACTACAGTGCAAAAAGCTGGGCCATAAGGGTAAGTGGGGTGTATAGAAAAGCCAGTGATTATCAGGATGGCCTCGGCCAAAAGATTGCTTTCTCCCAATATGAAAAGGTGAATGCCAGTGTTTCAGGGAAATATCTGATCCATAAAAACAGCCTGATTAAAGCCGATTTCCTATTGGATGATGGATGGAATATTGGTTTTCCAGCATTACCGATGGATGTAGGTTATGCAAAAGCCAGAATCGCTTCACTTAGCTATGAGTTGAAGGAGCATCCTGGTTTAGTGCAGGAGATGGAAGCAAAAGTCTATGCAAACTCCGTTCGCCATGCGATGGACGATACCCGAAGACCGGCGGTAACAATGCACATGGATATGCCCGGGCAAAGCCATACCTTGGGCGCATTTGTTCAGTTTCGGCTCAAGGCCCTGGGAAAACACGTGTTAAGGTTAAAAACAGACTTTTATTACAATGCAGTTAAAGCGGATATGACGATGTATCCTCAGGGAGGGGCACCAATGTATATGAAAACATGGCCCGAAAATCATCAGGCCGTAGCAGGGCTCTTTTTAGAGGATGGAATTTTCCTGAATGGCAAAAGTCGGCTGGATCTTAAATTACGTATGGAAATCGCATCTTCAAAACTCGCAGATCAGATGGGGCAAAACCAGTTTGCGGTTTTAGGTTATGATGTACATCAGCCTCTTAACCGTGTCCTGAAAAATGTGAATGTCAGCTATACCCGGTTTTTGAGCCCACTTTTTACCGTGTATTTGAGCGGAGGGCTGAATGAAAGATCGCCGACCACCTCTGAACGATTTGGCTTCTATCTGTTTAACCGGATGGACAACCACGATTATGTCGGAAATCCATTGCTAAAGAATGAACAGGCCTGGAATGGGGAGTTAAACCTGTTGTTTGCAACACCGGATTTATCCTGGAAATTAACTGCCTTTGGCAGCCTGGTACAGCATTACATCATGGGGAAAACCCAACCGGAATTAAGCGTAATGACGACCGGAGCTGCAGGAGTTCGCGCTTATAAAAACATTCCTTCCGCAAGATTATTTGGTGCGGAATCTAGTTTTAATTACCAGTTTTTCCATCGTCATTTTATCCTCAACAATACCTGGAAATGGCTGCATGGCGAAGACCATCAACATAATCCGCTGCCCCTGATCACTCCGATAAAAACGATCACCAGCCTGCGTTTCCTGCATCGGAATGTATTTCTGCAGGCAGAAAATGAAATCAGTCTCCGGCAGAGTCAGGTCAATCTGGATTTCGGCGAAAAAGAAACCCAAGGGTATACCATATTCAATGTAAGGTCGGGTTACAGTTTTGTAATGAAGCGGTATCAGCTGAACTTTTCAGCAGGTATTGAAAATCTATTTAATAGGGCATATGCAGAGCATTTAGATTGGGGTTCAGTGTTAAGACCCGGAAGGAATATCTATGGCATGCTGACCCTGAAATTCTAAACAATGCCGAACATCACTTATATAAGTGATCCCGCTTCCTGGAGAATGATCGGCTGCGAATTAACTTCGTCATCAAGGAGGCGATGATCTCCTGATTTAATAAATTAAGTCATGATTGATGCGAATTTTTTAATTCAGTTTGGAGCCAAAACAGTAAGTTTTGAAAAGGGGGAAATGTTATTCAGACAAGGAGATACGCCCCGGTATTATTTTCAGATCCTTAAGGGAGCGGTAAAAATGAATAATTTTAACGACGACGGGAAGGAATTTGTTCAGGGCCTTTTTACGGAGGGGGACAGTTTTGGAGAACCTCCTCTTTTTATTAAGGACAGCTATCCCGCCAATGCTGAAGCGATCGTGCCCTCGGAAGTCCTCCTCCTCGCGAAAGATAAATTTCTGGAGCTTTTGGCCAGCCATCCCCAGGTCCACCTTCAGGTGACGGTTAACCTCGCCGAACGGCTGTATTTTAAGTCCATCATGGCCTCAGAAATCTCTTCTCAGGATCCGGAACACCGGGTCCTCAAGCTCATTGATTATTTTAAAATTAAAATCAATAAAGTGCCGGCCGGGGAGACGTACAGGGTAGAAATTACCAGACAACAAATCGCTGACCTCACAGGATTAAGGGTGGAAACGGTGATCCGCTCCATAAAATCACTCGAAAAAAAGGGCGAACTGACGATCCATAACCGCAAAGTTTACAGACCCTATTCTTTATGATTTCAGTCATAAAAAACACCTGTAGCGGCCTCATAACTTTGAGCCATCGCTTTCCTGTCAAATTGAATACAAATTAATAATCACCATAAAATAATCAAAATGAAAAGATCAATCAGTATTTCAACGTTACTATTCGCAGTTGTTTTTGCCCTCAGTTCCTGTGGTGGAAACGCAGATAAAAGTCAGGCTGTGGATCCGGCAAAGGAAACCACTACAGAGCCCGTTCAGGAGGAGAGCAGCAATGTTTCGCCGGAAACCAGCAACGCGCTGACGCTGGAGGGAAACGACCAGATGCAGTACGACAAAACAGAACTCCGTGTTAAGGCGGGAGAAACGATTACCCTGGTCTTTAAGCATACCGGTAAAATGGAAAAAACTGCCATGGGCCACAATTTCGTCCTGTTAAAACCAGGAACTGATCTGAACGCATTTGCACAAAAAGCAATGACTGCCAAAGACAGCGACTATATCCCTAAATCGGAAAGCACCAGCGTGATTGCGCATACCAAACTGATTGGCGGAGGAGAATCGGATACAATTGAGTTTACCATTACTGAGAAAGGTACTTACGATTATATCTGTTCTTTCCCCGGACATTTCTCTATGATGAAAGGCCAGCTAATTGTCGAGTAAACACTTGAAATAAACAGATTCCGATGAAAAAACAAGTGATAAAAAGAAACGGAACCTATCATCATTTCGAAGGTTTTAAAATTGAAGATGCGATAAAGAGATCATTTGAAAGTGTAGGAATGCTCCCCGATAAAAGTGTTGGTGAATTGGTGTTAAGTAGGTTGGCTTTAAAGGACATATGGGCGGTGGAAGATATACAGGATGTAATTGAGCGCGTTCTTTTTGACCGCGCACATTTTGAGGTACTGCGTTCTTTTATGCTGTATCGCCATACCCGGAAGATGCAAAGGGAACATGTTGCCGGTTTAAATGAAGATACGACCTATGTAGACAGCACGCAGACGGTGGAGGAATACATCAGACAGACGGACTGGAGAATTAAAGCAAATGCAAATACTTCCTATTCCAATGCAGGCCTGGTGAACAATATGGCTGGAAAGATTGTCGCCAATTATTGGCTGGATAAAGTGTATTCCCGCGAAGAAGGGTATGCCCATCGTTCCGCAGATCTCCATATTCATGATCTGGATTGCCTTACCGGTTATTGCGCCGGTTGGAGCCTCAGGGCATTGCTGAACGAAGGCTTCAACGGCGTGCGGGGAAGGGTGGAAAGTAAAGCCCCTTCGCACTATAGGGAGGCTTTAGGTCAGATGGCTAATTTTTTAGGAATCCTGCAAAGTGAATGGGCAGGAGCACAGGCCTTCAGTTCATTTGACACTTATCTCGCGCCTTATGTTTTCAAAGACCAGCTTTCTTTTGAGGAGGTGTTGAAGGCGATCAGAGGTTTTGTCTATAATTTGAATGTGCCGGCAAGGTGGGGGCAATCTCCCTTTACCAATATTACACTCGACTGGTTGGTTCCCCAGGATCTGAAAGCGCAGATGCCCACAAAAAATGACCTTCATCTTTTTACTGGTATTGTGGAGGAGACACTGATGACTGAAGCAAGAAACAGAGGGGCAACCGAGCTGACAGATCTGCGCTATGAACATTTTCAAAAAGAAATGAACATGATCAATAAGGCCTATTATACCGTCATGACGGAAGGAGACGCCGGCGGACAACCTTTTACCTTTCCCATTCCGACCGTGAACATTACAGAAGATTTTGACTGGAATGGAGAAAATGTAGACCTGCTTTTTGAGAATACCGCGAAAATTGGTTCTTCTTATTTTCAGAATTTCATCGGAAGTCAGTATATGCTGGATGAAGATGGAAATCAAACAGAGAATCCCGATGCCTATAAACCCAATGCGGTAAGGAGCATGTGTTGTCGCCTGCAGCTGGATTTAAGAGAATTGCTGAAACGGGGCAACGGACTCTTTGGGAGTGCCGAGATGACGGGAAGTATTGGCGTCGTG comes from the Pedobacter sp. FW305-3-2-15-E-R2A2 genome and includes:
- a CDS encoding FixH family protein yields the protein MKKLYTIAFLLTVFAACKKDSNTTISTDPKEGLIKVSEGYALGAATRVELWSQTSITTGYHKLFLALYDSLSNRSITNAAIAVLPVMDMDMNGMQMSHAAPCYQPESNVAENTLFPCAAVFTMPGTVGQSKWSFKVTVKKEGQDRSAIALLPIDVKASLPARVKMISTADGTKLVVSCFFPVPPKIGINEVELSIHRQQDKMTFLPVDDYLVAMTPEMPAMGHGSPNNINPVVTKNGRYKGKVNFTMTGEWRINFGLTKAGQNLNTFFDLTF
- a CDS encoding TonB-dependent receptor, encoding MDTYFKSVPLVFLLLSGSLAIAQTKQDSVIRELALKEVQIHTSRKSKHPRTAFYQSSMLSGIDDILAKVEGLSLIKRGPIGMEPVLRGFSGGQVNVVIDGMKIFGACTDKMDPATIYTEPVNLKSIEVRNGGEGMSMGATVGGTLNLKLADAVIDSNVRLSGSMASGYYAAAAAVQNVLAMNYSAKSWAIRVSGVYRKASDYQDGLGQKIAFSQYEKVNASVSGKYLIHKNSLIKADFLLDDGWNIGFPALPMDVGYAKARIASLSYELKEHPGLVQEMEAKVYANSVRHAMDDTRRPAVTMHMDMPGQSHTLGAFVQFRLKALGKHVLRLKTDFYYNAVKADMTMYPQGGAPMYMKTWPENHQAVAGLFLEDGIFLNGKSRLDLKLRMEIASSKLADQMGQNQFAVLGYDVHQPLNRVLKNVNVSYTRFLSPLFTVYLSGGLNERSPTTSERFGFYLFNRMDNHDYVGNPLLKNEQAWNGELNLLFATPDLSWKLTAFGSLVQHYIMGKTQPELSVMTTGAAGVRAYKNIPSARLFGAESSFNYQFFHRHFILNNTWKWLHGEDHQHNPLPLITPIKTITSLRFLHRNVFLQAENEISLRQSQVNLDFGEKETQGYTIFNVRSGYSFVMKRYQLNFSAGIENLFNRAYAEHLDWGSVLRPGRNIYGMLTLKF
- a CDS encoding Crp/Fnr family transcriptional regulator, with translation MIDANFLIQFGAKTVSFEKGEMLFRQGDTPRYYFQILKGAVKMNNFNDDGKEFVQGLFTEGDSFGEPPLFIKDSYPANAEAIVPSEVLLLAKDKFLELLASHPQVHLQVTVNLAERLYFKSIMASEISSQDPEHRVLKLIDYFKIKINKVPAGETYRVEITRQQIADLTGLRVETVIRSIKSLEKKGELTIHNRKVYRPYSL
- the azu gene encoding azurin — its product is MKRSISISTLLFAVVFALSSCGGNADKSQAVDPAKETTTEPVQEESSNVSPETSNALTLEGNDQMQYDKTELRVKAGETITLVFKHTGKMEKTAMGHNFVLLKPGTDLNAFAQKAMTAKDSDYIPKSESTSVIAHTKLIGGGESDTIEFTITEKGTYDYICSFPGHFSMMKGQLIVE
- a CDS encoding ribonucleoside triphosphate reductase, coding for MKKQVIKRNGTYHHFEGFKIEDAIKRSFESVGMLPDKSVGELVLSRLALKDIWAVEDIQDVIERVLFDRAHFEVLRSFMLYRHTRKMQREHVAGLNEDTTYVDSTQTVEEYIRQTDWRIKANANTSYSNAGLVNNMAGKIVANYWLDKVYSREEGYAHRSADLHIHDLDCLTGYCAGWSLRALLNEGFNGVRGRVESKAPSHYREALGQMANFLGILQSEWAGAQAFSSFDTYLAPYVFKDQLSFEEVLKAIRGFVYNLNVPARWGQSPFTNITLDWLVPQDLKAQMPTKNDLHLFTGIVEETLMTEARNRGATELTDLRYEHFQKEMNMINKAYYTVMTEGDAGGQPFTFPIPTVNITEDFDWNGENVDLLFENTAKIGSSYFQNFIGSQYMLDEDGNQTENPDAYKPNAVRSMCCRLQLDLRELLKRGNGLFGSAEMTGSIGVVTINMARLGYLYKGNKEMLYEQLDRLLYLAKSTLEKKRVFIQEMYDQGLYPYTKRYLHHFRNHFSTIGVNGMNEMILNFSEGQYTITDSQGISFSLEILEHIRMRMKEFQEDTGNLYNLEATPAEGTTYRFAKEDKKRFPDILQAGKDANIYYTNSSQIPVDHTDDPFEALLLQDQLQCKYTGGTVLHLYMREKIASPEACKVFVRKVLTNFRLPYITVTPLFSVCTVHGYLNGEHEYCPLCDESILNEYHQSKDLHYENTGTA